GTCGCACTTGTTCCAGTTGTCCTCCACGTAGAGCGTGAACTTCTTCACCAGGCGCATGTCCTCGTCTGTGAAGAAGCCCTGGCGGGGGGCAGGCGGCCCAGTGACGGCGGCCCGGGCTCCCCCCCACGGGGCACAGCCTCTCCTGGGCCGGGCTGTGACCCGCAACCCCCCGGGCTCCGTCTGCAGCCGGGCCAGGCCCACCACTGACCTGCCGGATCTCCTCCAGCACCAGCGTGAAGACCCAGAAGTAGAGGGTGACCTCAGACGCTGACGGTCCCTGGGGAGGGGGCCGGAAGTCCACCAGCAGGACGTAGGTGAACAGGAAGAGGAAGGCGAAGTACATGACCACGTTCCCGAGGAACACGGTGACGGGCGCCCCCCAGAACCTGCGCCAGCGTGTTAGCAGGAAGGCGGCTCTCCGGCCTCGGCCACCTTCCCTCCTCAGCGCCTCAGCCAGCTCCTCTGCCCTGCGCCCGAAGGAGGCCACGGGCAGTGGTGAGACGGGCACCAGGGTCCCGAGCTCGCCTGTGCCCACCACTGCCCCCTCCACAGGCTCTCACCTGCTGCCCAGGCCGCAGAGCAGGCTCTTCTCCGTGTCCAGACTGTCCAGCTCCTGCAGGTCCTCTGGGCCTGTCCTTAGAGGGGCCTCCTCGCTGCGGGCACAGGAGCCCCTCAGGGACCGGGGGAGGGCACCCGAGACTCCCACCTGGCCCCGAGCTCCCGGCCAGCGGAGGCACTGCAGAgggatgtggggtggggggcgcgcaCAAGGGCCACGCGGATCTGCAGTGGGGGGAGGCTGGGGACGTGCCACCACCGGCAACAGTGAAGCCGCACCCCACCCCGGCACAGCTCTGGCAAGCGGCCGCTGCCTGTGCTGACCGACCTGAAGGTGATGAGGTTGGTGTAGATGAGGGCCGGGCAGAAGAAGGCGCACAGCAGCCGCAGGATGGGGGTGCCCGAGGCCATGTCCCCCCACCAGATCTTGGTCAGGAAGGCCTGAAACAAAGGCGTGGCTGTTGCCCCCCTGACCCTCTCCACACCTTTGCTACAGCGCCCGCAGCAGGCCTGCCCTTCAGGGTTCAGCGGaggcatcagtcctcccagtccGGAGCCCCCAGGGCCTCCCTCCTGGGGGAGAAGGAACACCTTCCCTGGAGGGAGGCCAGGCTCTGGGTTAGCATTTCTGCTGAGACCAGAGGCGGAGAActaacaccttctagaactaacaccccaaaaagatgtccttttcattctaggggactggaaagcagaagtaggaagtcaagagacacctggagtaacaggcaaatttgaccttggagtacaaaacgaagcaggctaacagagtttttccaagagaacgcactggtcatagcaaacacccttttccaacaaagagaaggctctacacatggacatcttcAGACGGTCAAtacccaaatcagattgattatattctttgcagccaaagatggagaagctctatacagtcagcaaaaacaagaccgggagctgactgtggcttagatcatgaactccttattgccaaattcacacttaaattgaagaaagtaggggaaaccactagatcattcaggtatgacctaaatcaaatcccttatgattatacagtgggagtgacaaatagattcagggattagatctgacagagtgcctgaagaactatggacagaggtttgtgacattgtacaggaggcagtgatcaagactatccccaagaaaaagaaatgcaaaaaagcaaaatgtctgtctgagaaggccttacaaatactgagaaaagaagagaagtgaaaggcgaaggagaaaaggaaagatatacccatttgaaggcagaattccaaagaatagcaaggagagataagagagccttcctcagtgatcagtgcaaagaagtagaggaaaacaatagagtgggaaagactagagagctcttcaagaaaattagagatatcacggaaacatttcatgcaaagatgagcacaataaaggacagaaatggtatgaacctaacagaagcagaagatattaagaaaaggtggcaagaatacacagaagaactatacaaaaaagatcttcatgactcagataaccacgatgatgtgatcactcacctagagccagacatcctgaagttcaaagtcaagagggccttgggaagcatcactacgaacaaagctagtggaggtgatggaattctagttgaacaatttcacatcctaaaagatgatgctgtgaaagtgctacactcataTGCAGCAAATCtggataactcagcagtggccacaggactgggatttcatttcagtcccaaagaaaggcaatgccaaagaatgctcaaactaccacacaatggcactcatcccacacgctagcaaagtaatgctcaaaattctccaagccaggcttcaacagcatgtgaactgagattttccaaatgttcaagctggatttagaaaaggcaaaggaactggagatcaaattgtcaacaatcgctggatcatcaaaaaagcaagagaattccagaaaaacatgtatttcttctttattgactacgccaaagcctttgactgtgtggatcacaacaaactgtggaaaattcttcaagagatgggaataccagactacctgacctgtgtcctgagaaatctgtatgcaggtcaagaagcaagttagatcgggacatggaacaacagactgtttccaaatcgggaaaggagtacgtcaaggctgtatattgttaccctgattatttaacttatatgcagagtaagtcatgagaaacgctgagctggatgaagcacagctggagtcaagactgcagggagaaatatcaataacctcagatatgcagatgacaccacccttatggcagaaagtgaagaggaactaaagagcctcttgatgaaagtgaaagaggagagtgaaaaagttggcttaaaactaacattcagaaaactaagatcatggcatctggtcccttcacttcatggcaagtagatgggaaaacagtggaaacattgacagactttacttttggggctcccaaatcactgcagatggtgactgcagccatgaaattggaagacaagctatcaccaacctagacagcatattaaaaagcagagacgttactttatcaacaaaggtccatctagtcaaggctatggtttttccagtggtcatgtatggatgtgagagttggactataaagaaagttgaacgccgaagaattgatgcttttgaactgtggtgttggagaagactcttgagagtcccttggactgcatggatatcgaaccagtcaatcctaaaggaaatcagtcctgaatatcactggaagggctgatgctaaaactgaaactccaatagtttggccacctgatgtgaagaaccgactcattggaaaagaccctgatgttgggaaagattgaagatgggaggagaaggggacaacagaggatgagatggttggatggcatcactgattcgatggacaggagtttgagcatggttcgcgagttggtgatggacagggaagcctggtgtgctgcagtccgtggggtcgcaaagagtcagacacgactgagcaactgaactgcacttGGGGCTAGTGGGGAGAGTGGCCAGCTGAGGGAGTCAGGTGGGCAGCTTCCAGGAATGGACCCCCCCAACCCCAATGGCCTGAATGCGGGCGGGGGAGGACCTGAGGGAGCTGGCTGGGGCACCTGCTGTCTGCCCAGGCTTTGCCCACAGCACGCCTGGGGCTCACCTGCACCCCGTCGTGGGCAAAGAAGGCCTTGGTGTCAGCCTCGGTGGCCAGGTGCAGGCAGGTGGTTCTGCTCCAGCAGCGGTTCCGACGCACTAGCAGGGCAAAGGCGCGCTCCTCGCTGTGGCGGTAACACTGGGAGAAGAGGTCTGCGGGATGGCCGCTGCCGTGATGCCCAGGCCCGCCCGCCGGGCTCCTACCCCGCAGGTTGCAACCTCCCTGAGGCTGTGAGATGCGCCCATCCCCACCCGGCCTCCCCATCCGGATGTGGGAGCCTCCCTCTCCCCGAGTGTCCACGCTGGGAGCACCCACCGCCCAGTCTCGCCCCCAGCGCCTGCCCCCCACCATGCTCACCCAGGGCCAGCTGCTCGTACTTGGCCTCCCGCAGAGTCCGGCCCACCTCGGCCTCTGTCTCCAGGTGGGACATCTCTTTGAGGATCTTGCAGGCGACCAGAGCGGCGGCCACCCCCTCCTGGCCCTGGGAGACCCAGCCTAAGTGTGCAgccacctcccagcccccacaGGCCTCTCCCAGTGTCCTCCCAGCCCTCCCTAGGACCCCCCGGGACCCTCCGGGTGTCCTCCCAgcttccccccctcccctcccccgaccCCCAGGCCCCCTCCTGGCATCCGCACCATGGCCCAGAAGTAAGTGGCCATCTCGTGGCGGTTCTGCAGCACCGCCCACAGGAACAGGTCTCTCCAGGGGTCCTCGCTCCTCTGGTTCAAGTCCAGCAGCCCCTTCTGGCCCGGAGCCCGCCGGGCCGGGCCCCGCTCCTGGAGGGCAGGTGTGTCAGCCTGCGGccacagccccacccacccccgccccactctCCGCTCCCGCCCGCGCTCCCCCCGCCCGCGCTCCCGCCACCGGCGCTCACCGCCTGGTAGAGCCCGCGGCAGGCGTCGTGCAGGAAGTCCTTGAGCACCCGTGAGACCTCGTGCAGGGAGAAGGCGGGTGGCCCGGCGGGCGGCTCCCGGGCCTGCTGGGCGCCCAGCCCGGCCAGCGTCAGCCGGCCTTCCTCGTGCTTGCGCTGCAGCAGGTCGAAGAGCAGGCTCTTGGGGGCCACGGAGCGGTAGAGCTGCTGCAGCCGCCCGTAGGTCAGGAAGTCCGCCACGTCCGCGCCGTTGTCCACGAAGAGGCGCACGAACTCGGGCTTGTTGCTCACCAGCGCGTCCatcatcacctcctccaggtcGCGGGACTGGGGCGCCGGGTGGAGGGTGAGCGGGAACCCGTGGGGAAGGGGGCCCGCGGGAGGAGCGTGGGGACCCTCGGCAAGCCGCCCAGCTCCCGGGTGCCCCGCCCTGCCTGTCGCCCTGCACAGAGGCGGCCCGCCCAATGATGTTTAGCCCCTCCTGCCTGGGATGCCCGCAAGAGGTGCCCTGGCCTCCCGGCTCCCCTGGCAACGGCCAGGCCAGGCCGGCCCTGGATACCAGCTACCCTCAGCCCCTCGTCAGGGTGCCCGCCCGGTGCTGGCCAGAGCCTGGTGCCACCTTCCACTCCACGTCCCCGTTGAAGATCTCGCTCTTGGCGATGTCCACGCGGTCCCAGGCCACGGCCAACTTCAGTTCGTCCAGGTAGTCCTGCGCCTCCTGGCTGTGGCTCTTGCAGGCTGTGGGCGGGGAGGGTGGAGTGGGTGAGGGGGAACCCAGGTGCTGGCAGAGCCAGTGGGCACAGGGCCCCTCGAGGTGGCTCTCCTAGATGTATGGCCACGGACGTGATGTCCTggttctctccacaccctctgagTACCAGCGGGAGCCACAAGACATCCACGCCCCCAGGAGCCACCGCTGGGAGCTCCAGGACCCCAAAGGGACTCCAGGGCTGGGTGGAATAGTCGGGAGTGGGTGCcccctccaggggtcttcccttCCTCAAggctgccccctgccccagaGCCGCTCCCTGTGTGGGCCTATGTCCCCCGCCAGTGATCAGCCTCTCCGCAGGTGTTTATAGTCAATGAGAAGCAAAGTGAGTGACAGCCAGGACGTGGAGACCAGCCGACTGTCCATCTACAGAGCGACAGAGAAACAAAACGCGGACCCTCACTGTCCTAAAGGGACGGGCGCCCAGTACCAGCCACAGCTTATCGGATGACTGCCCAAAACATGCTCAGAGCAAGACTCCAAAGGCCGCAGGGTGTGTGGTCCCATGTCCAGGAAATGCCCCCAGCGGGCAGATTCAGACACGGCAGGCTTGTGGTCGCCAGAGACTGCGGGAGGCCGGGGTCTAGTGGGTCTTCTGGGTGGTGGACATGCTTGGGACTTGGTAGTAGCAGTGGACTGCCTTGTGAAAGCACCAGAACCCCCGAATTTACCAAGCACCTTGGCTTTCtgaggacgtccctggtggcccagaggctaAGCATCTGCccaccagtgcaggggacacagggtcaCTCCCTGCTCCGGGAGGACCCCCGAGCCGCGGTGCAGCCAAGCCCACGCAGCCCAGCCACTGAGGCCCGGGCGCCTGGAGCCCCTGCTCCTCGACAAGAGGAGCCTCCGCGGTGAGAGCCCGCACACCGCAGCCAGAGCAAGGCCCGAGTCCGCAACAGAGACCAAGCTCAGCTGAAACTAAGTAAATAAAAGCTAGGAATGAATAATTAAACAGTTAAAAAATTTGTGATAAAATACATCTAACGTAAAACTTGCCAAAGACAGAACCTCTCGTGGATTTGCGTGTCGTCATTGTATGGAGGCCCCGCACGTGCTGCCGCTGTGTACACACGGCTGTACCCACGCTCAAACACTCGCACACGCCGtcgcacacactcacactcacagcaGAGCGCAGCCGCCCCAGGCGCAGGCCCCGGAGGCCGAGACCCCGGGGTGGGGGCCGCCCCTCGCCGGGCTGGCTGGCCACCCTCCCCTGCCAGCGCCCTCCGCGGGCACAGCTGGGCCTCACCTTTTACCAGCGCCTTGAGGATGACCGTGTCCAGCTCCTCAGAGCCCTCCTGCTCGAAGTCGTGCACGGTGAGCAGGTGTGGGTGGGACATGATGGTCTGTAGCTGGGACCCCAGGACAAAGGCCCAGAGGTGACCCCGTGGGCAGGGCAGGCGGTGTGTGACCCCACGGCCCCCAGCCAGAATGCCAGCCCGCCGGGCCCGGGGCAGCCCCACCCTCAGAGCCGGCGTCCCCACCCCTCGAGGGCCTGAAGCAGGGGCCAGCCCGGGGGCTTTGCAGTCAGAGGGGCTGGGCACGGACTCGCAGTCCAGGGGCTGGGGTCTAGGGCGGGGACCAGCACGCGGCCCTCCCTCCGGCGGCTCATACCAGCCCGGTCCAGCGCACGACGTCCTCCCAGGAGAAGTGCTCACTGGGGAACTTCTCCCTAAACTGCTTCTCGGCCACCTGGGGCGCCAGGAGTTGGGGCTGGTTCACGAGGGCAGCGAGCACGTCCGCGACGCCCCCTGAGCCCGCCAGGATCAGCCACGGCGTGGTGTGCTCCACGGCCCTGGAAATCCTCTGAGGTAGGCGGAGGGGGGCATGGTGGACCAGGTCAGTGCCAGGTGCGATCTCGGCCCCGGCTGGGGCCCACGGGAGGCCCCCTCCTGCCACGCCTGCCCTACCTCCAGGGTGCTGGGGTCCCCGTTGACCAGCAGACAGAGGACGGGGATCTCGATGCTGCTGGTTCCTGTGGACGGACGGAGCACAGCCTCCACCCAGGTGCCCGGGTGAGCGGAGGGCCTGGGACCCTCCTGTGGGGTAAGCCCCCGGGGCCTCAAGACCACCAGCCGGCGGCGTTTTCTGGGCAAACTCCAGGCAAGAGGCTTTTTCTCCAGAGGTGGGCTCCCGGCTGCCCGGTCACCCAGGACAGGGATGCCAGGCCCACTCCCCACTGTCCAGTGTGGCCGCCTCGTGGCTGTTTAAACGTCAAGTTGAACATCGGGCCCCTGGCCGCACCAGCCACATTCGAAAGGTGGGCATCTCTCCTTGGCCAGGGCAGAAAGCTCCACTGACCACTTGCCAGGCCATCCGAGGGCCCTGGAGCACCTCAACATGGTGAAGTAGGGGTGCAGTTTGGCTACTTCCCCTCAAAAAACAGACGTGAGACTTCTGAATGTGCACCCCAGAGGCCCGGACCTGCCGGATGGGCTGTGAGGGGAAAGCTTGGCAAACTGCTGGGAGGAGGCAGGACAGACCGGACGGCCCCAAGAACAGTCCCCTCTAACTCCCGAGGCACCTGCCGCGCGGGAAGGATACTGGGCGGAGGGCGTGTGAGCCTCCCGGCTTCAGCAGCCCGGGCCAGCCCTGCATCCTCAAGGTGAGGGTTAAACATGGCTTAGGTTGCGTTCTCATTAAACAGTGCTCGGTTGGCAGACACACACACTGCTCATAAATATTGCCAGCGATCACATGTATGTTGTTGTTTGTATATGTTAGTTGTAAATACACGAGCTTTACAAATCCTGCTTTTAGACCCGCCCTGGCCACCCTGGAGGCCGCTCCTCAGGCAGCACTGCCCCCTGCTGGCAGCGAACCTTGGGCGGTGGAGGGAGATGGGCCTCTGGAAACTTACAAATCTCACTTTCTTTGCAGAGCCTGGAGCCCCCAGCCAGAGCCTCTggtcgggtggggtgggggtggggccgcACTGGAAACGGACCTGCAACCACCCTGCTGCCCAGTGGGAGTGTTACCGCCTGGCAGAGACTCCCCAAAGTCATGTTCCCCATCACCCTGGCCAGCAGCCCCCTCACCCAGGACCCCCCAGTGGCCCAGGTCTCAACGCTCTGGTGAGTTTGGTGCCTTCAGCCTGGGATGCCCATCCCGACCCAAGCTGGTGGTCCTTCAGCCCTGTCCACCCCTGCAACCCCCCACCACGGTGTTCCCGGCAGCCCCCTCCCCCGCGGGCAGCCCCCTCCCCCGCGGGCAGCCTCACCCCCGTAGCCTGTCCTCTGCTCCGAGATGTACTTCTCCAGCCGCAGCCGCAACTCCGTGGGCTCGTCGCCCTTCCCGGGGGCCCCCGGCTCCACCAGGATGAAGTGGGAGTGGTTGTTGTCCAGGGGGCTGAGGGGGCCCTGGCTGCCTCCGTCGTCCAAGGGGTAGTGCACGGGGCCGTCCCCCTAGGCACACACAGCGTGAGGCCCGGGCGTGGCCCGCACCCCCGGGTGGAGGGATAGCCACCACTGCTGCTGCGGGGGGTGCCCAGGGAGGGCACCCTCGAGACAGAGCCCGcacgctgggggtgggggctccacTCACACGGCTGCCTGGCCTCCTGGGGACCTGCCTGAGATCCTCCTCCGGGGGTGGGACAGAGGACACCAGCCCCGGGTCACACGAGTGTGTGGGGCGGTGGCCGAACGGGCGTTTGGGCACCAGTCTGGGTGGGGTCCTCGGAAACCAGGTGCCCACTCCAGGCCCGTGCGGGCTGGGAGCctggcagccccctccccactcgGGTCCTGGgagatgctgcctcctgctgGCCGCTCGCTGGGCAAgagacccaccccccccccacccgcccccgggctcccctcccctcccctcctcccccctcccctcccctgctgccccttcctgcccccccaccccacccctggctcTGAGGTCACCTCACTGCCTGTAGAGCAGCCTTGCTCCCTCCCAGGCCTGTgagctccctccccccaccccgaggGTAGGGCTGGTCTGCCCACTGCTGGCCTGGCAGGTGGGGCTCAGTCACAGACGACGTAGTGTGGTCAGCCTGCGAGATGGCCCTGGTGGCCTCTGTCAGGCGTGCCCTGCAGCCCCGAGGCGGCCGATCTCTGGGGGCCTCACTGCCCTGCCACTGTGCCCCAAGGCCTGAGCGCCCAGAGCCCCGCGCCCACCTGGGCATGGTCCAGGAGCCGGCAGTGCAGCACGCGGCCCAACGAGGCGATGCCGATGGCCACCACGCGGGCCTTTGTGGATGTGCTGGCCAAGGAGTGGTCACGCACGGCCTGCCCGACGTAGCGGGCGAGGCCCACTCGGAGCGCGCTGGTCAGGATCCAGGCTCCTGAGGGCACAGGGGTCCGTGAGCACGGTGGCCTTCCCAGGTGCCCTCCAGGACCAAGGTCAGGGTTAGGGCTGGAGGCAGGCCCCCGCTGCCCTCTGGACAGAGACTCTGACCCCGGCCTGTGCTCGCCCAGAACCCAGGAAGTCCTTCCAGAGCACAGAGCCCTCGGCCCGACGGTCAGCAGCGCCTTCGTCTCTTCTACAGTCGTTTCTGGGCTGGGAGACGGTGGACACCCCCCTCCCTGACTGGGCCATCTGAAGGCCCAGCCCCTGAAATTAAAGCCCAAGAGTTTAAGAGTTTAATTCTGACCCCAGCGACCGGCTGGCCAGGGTGCTGTCCTGGGAGATGGGGTGAAGGAGGCCCAGCGTGGACAGCAggttgtggaggtttcacccttCCCTGGGGTGTCCCACTGAGGCCTGTTGGCCTCACACATGGCCAGGATCTCTTGGGGGAGGCTCTGAGCCCGGGGACCTTCAGCCCCTCGGCCGTGTCCCCCAGAGCAGCTCCCACCGCCCTGCAGCGCTGCGGAGGGAGGGTGACCGTGGGAACGGCAGCTGAGGGCCAGCGTGGGGCCTCTCAGGTATTCTGACCCCCTGCACCCTGACCCCCTGCGCCCTGACCCCTGCTCCCTGACCTGCCTGCTCCCTGACCCCCTGCGCCCTGACCCCCTGCTCCCTGACCCCCTTCGCCCTGACCCACCTGTGCTCTGAGCCGCCTTCACCAGCCCCTTGCGCAGCACATCCCGCAGCCACGGCTTCAACGCGAAGGGTCGCTCCTCACCCACTAGTGACACCACCAGGTTGGGGGCCGGCAGGTGCCACTCGGCCAGCAGCAGGTCGAAGAGCACAGACGGGGCCACGCCGCTGGGCACCCTCACGAACTGCAGGGTGGGATCAGGGGTGCAGGCGAGGGGGCGCTAGGCACAGGGGTGGGCTGGGCTCCAGAGGGTGGGGCAGGGTCGCAGTTGGAGGCCAGAGCTCCCCAGGCCATCTGGACCCTCTGGGCAACCTGTGAGCCAAGGGTGGCTGGAGGTGGGGCCTGACCTGCCATGtgttggggtgggaggcaggggccaGAGGGGGCTATCAGCTCCAGAATTCTGTCCTCCTGGGGGCTCCAAACAGACCCCTTAAGGGAGAGCGGCCTGGAGATGGGAGTCAGGGCCCggggtccagggagcccaggGGTTGGTGCAGGCCAGTCCCCAGGTGGGGCAGCTCTCACCTTGCCTCGCTTCTTCCCAGACCCTCCGAAGACGATCTCACCCTGGCCCAGGCTCAGCCCCCGTGTGTCTCCAGCACCCCCTGGGCTGCCAGGACGGGTGCCCCTGGCGTCCTGCATGGGGTCCTCTCTGCAGGGACAGAGCCCACCCTGAGGGCACGAGGGGTCAGCCCCACCCCACTTCCTGCTGGAGGCCCGGCCGCCTGCGCAGGGAAGCCCGGGTGCAGGTGGAAAGAGGGAGCACCTGCCCCAGTGCCCTCCCCGCAGTCCCCCAGCCCTGACCCTGACCGCCTGTAGCCCCTCAGTCTCGGCCTGCCTCCCGCCTGCATTGCCCTCCTCAAGCTGCCAGAGCTCCCGGCCCCAAGCCGGGTGGAAGCTTCtcctggccccctccccaccctgcactCCTACTCACTCTCCCCCAGCGCCACGAGCCAGCTGCGTCCGTTGCCACTTCTGCCGAGGCTTTGGCAGGGCGTGTCCTGGAAACCCCGAAAGGCAGTGGAAGTCTTGCAGCCTGCCCCATACCCCCCATGGCACAGCCCCGTCAACCCAGGACAGGCATGGGACCCTGGGCACCAGGTGCCCGGCGGAGAGGGGGTGGCAGGCAAGAAGGTGCACGAAGCTCAGGTGAGGAGGGACGGGGCCTCTTCCCTAACCTCCCGCCCCTCCAACCTCCCAGAGACCTGCCCACCGAGTCCTCACTCCAACCCGGCACTGCCCATGTGCCCGGAGGGGTCCCAGGAATGGCCCAAGGGACAGGACCTGGGTCCCATCAGCCTGTCTGACGGCAAACGCCCCCACGCCTTCTGGACCCACTGCAGACCGGCCACCCAGCTCCCAACCCCCGGCCATGCCCTGCACTGCCCCCCGCAACCTGCTGTCTCCAGCGGCGTCCTCTGCAGACCCAGTGGGGAGAGCGTGCCCCCCCTGCCCCTGCACCCCTGTGTCCACAGAAGGAGCAGAGTCGATGGGACCCCAGGTCCCAGCAGACCCGAGAGGCCCTGCCCTGCCGGGTCCACCCTGGGAAGCTCCGGCTCCGCGGCCGCCCTGTCCACCGCCGTCCCCTGGGAGGTgccctgggcagggcccagccaggATGGGCCCTTTGTGAAAGGAGAGCAACTCCCTCGGTTCTCAGGGCCAGGCCAGCCCTTTGATTCTTAGAGAGGGGCCACCTGTGCACACAGGCAGGGCTGGCGGGTGTGGGCAGGGCCCCTGCAGGTCGCCACGGGCCCACCACCGTGTCCCCAGAAGTGACGCATCCCCCAAAGTGACGTGTCCACGCCCTCGCTCCTGGGGCCTGTGAACACGCTTGTTGTGGAAGTAAGCCCTTTGCAGATGTGATCAGGGAGAGGGGGGTCATCAGGATGGGTCCCGATCCACTGACCGAGGTGGCCTTGGAAGGAGGGGAAGAAGCTGAGTGAGGATGCACACAGAGGCTGGAGGGATGTGGCCAAGGCCGGGGACACCCGGGGCCcagggaagagcaggaaggacGCCCCCCTGGCCCTGCTGTGGGGTTCCGGCCTCCTGAGCAGAGACGCGCTTCCCCTTGTCCTCCGCCCCCTCTGTGGGACTTTGTCACGGCTTCCAGGGCACTCCTACAGCCCGAGTTGTTCCCCCACGCCCAGGCCCTGTCCCCACACACAGCCTCCTGGACTAAAGATCGTTAATCACCGGCTTGGAAAGGCCGTATTCAAATTCCCCCCATCCCGGCCCTGGAAGAGGGTGGGGGACGATTTGCAtctgaccccccaccccacccgtgCTGGGCCCACCCTGCTGGGACACACGCAGAGAGTGGGGGTAACTGCATGCGACCACAGAGCTGGGCTGGGGGGCGAGGGGGGCTCGGCCTGGCCCGGGCTGGGGCACCCCCTCGGTCCTGCCGCCCTGGGGGTCATAACTGCTGCAGAGTCCCAGGGCACCCTAACGAATGACCCCCGAATGGGCGTCTTAAAGCGACAGgaggttctggaggccagaagccccAAATCAAGGTGCACAGGGCCCCACTCTCTCTGCAGGCTCTAGGGCAGGGTCCTCACCCTGTTCAGCTCTGGGGGCTCCGGCgtccctccagtctctgcctccatctccctGTCTCTTTATAAGGACACCGGTCATTGCTCGAGGGGCCGCCCCACTCCCTGTGACCTCACTATCAGTCACTGCTTCTGCAAAGACCCTCTTTCCAAGCGTTTTGAGATTCAGGGAGGATGTGAACTTGGGGGGATGCTCTTCAACCAGAGTGTAGGCAGTGACATGGGGAGCCTTCCCGGGGACAGAGCAGGGCCTGTGGGGATGGCCTCCGTCTCCACCACTGGACGCGCCCCGGCCTGGTGTGGACGCACCCCGGCTGTGTGGATGCATCCTGGCCCAGTGTGGACGCGCCCCGGCTGTGTGGATGCATCCTGGCCCAGTGTGGACGCGCCCTGGCCGTGTGGATGCATCCTGGCCCAGTGTGGATGTGCCCCGGCCCGGTGTGGACATGCCCCGGCCTGGCATTGTGTGGGGCCTGGGCAGCACTGGGGTGCTCACAGTCTGTGAGCCCCAGGCTTGCTCCGCCAGAGAcgggggcctggggctggcctCTGCCTCAGGAGGGGCGCTGTGGTGCTCTCCCCACCAGCCCCTGTCAGCCTCTCCTCGCTGACAGGCAGGTGGTCCTAAGCCCCAGTTTTGCCTTCCCTGGGGCTACCACCTGACCCCTCACCCACACCCTTCACCCCCGACCCCGAAGGCTGGGCCCTGGCCTCTGGCTTTCCAGCCA
Above is a genomic segment from Dama dama isolate Ldn47 chromosome 2, ASM3311817v1, whole genome shotgun sequence containing:
- the TRPM5 gene encoding transient receptor potential cation channel subfamily M member 5: MQDARGTRPGSPGGAGDTRGLSLGQGEIVFGGSGKKRGKFVRVPSGVAPSVLFDLLLAEWHLPAPNLVVSLVGEERPFALKPWLRDVLRKGLVKAAQSTGAWILTSALRVGLARYVGQAVRDHSLASTSTKARVVAIGIASLGRVLHCRLLDHAQGDGPVHYPLDDGGSQGPLSPLDNNHSHFILVEPGAPGKGDEPTELRLRLEKYISEQRTGYGGTSSIEIPVLCLLVNGDPSTLERISRAVEHTTPWLILAGSGGVADVLAALVNQPQLLAPQVAEKQFREKFPSEHFSWEDVVRWTGLLQTIMSHPHLLTVHDFEQEGSEELDTVILKALVKACKSHSQEAQDYLDELKLAVAWDRVDIAKSEIFNGDVEWKSRDLEEVMMDALVSNKPEFVRLFVDNGADVADFLTYGRLQQLYRSVAPKSLLFDLLQRKHEEGRLTLAGLGAQQAREPPAGPPAFSLHEVSRVLKDFLHDACRGLYQAERGPARRAPGQKGLLDLNQRSEDPWRDLFLWAVLQNRHEMATYFWAMGQEGVAAALVACKILKEMSHLETEAEVGRTLREAKYEQLALDLFSQCYRHSEERAFALLVRRNRCWSRTTCLHLATEADTKAFFAHDGVQAFLTKIWWGDMASGTPILRLLCAFFCPALIYTNLITFSEEAPLRTGPEDLQELDSLDTEKSLLCGLGSRAEELAEALRREGGRGRRAAFLLTRWRRFWGAPVTVFLGNVVMYFAFLFLFTYVLLVDFRPPPQGPSASEVTLYFWVFTLVLEEIRQGFFTDEDMRLVKKFTLYVEDNWNKCDMVAIFLFIAGVTCRMLPWAFEAGRTVLALDFMVFTLRLIHIFAVHKQLGPKIIIVERMMKDVFFFLFFLSVWLVAYGVTTQALLHPHDGRLEWIFRRVLYRPYLQIFGQIPLDEIDEARVNCSLHPLLLEGSPSCPNLYANWVVILLLVTFLLVTNVLLMNLLIAMFSYTFQAVQGNADTFWKSQRFHLIVEYHQRPALAPPFILLSHLSLVLKRLLRRGAPQKRARLERDLPEPLDQKVVTWEVVQKENFVSELEKRRKESQEELLRKAAHRVDVVAKLLGGLREQERRVKRLESQVSYCAALLSSVAESLACGSAYWNSWNSSSGNPPASADHGAALGSRERPEAGQPPSNP